One window of the Salvia splendens isolate huo1 chromosome 1, SspV2, whole genome shotgun sequence genome contains the following:
- the LOC121810732 gene encoding uncharacterized protein LOC121810732, with product MNIVGNNSVGKNRAKKVDKYVMHTLEDITQKFLVSRMAVLHLILNRLRQSKRRKLQTVLPYSILNRIPRQIDHLNRLVGVSDTDCLVNFRMDRNAFGRLCRLFRELRVLRDRRFVCIEEQVAIFLGVLAHHKKNRIVRFDFLRSGDTVSRYVHEGCLGALDGTYINVQVRNEHKPKFRNRKGQITTNTLAACDRYMRFTYVLPGWEGSAGDARILRDAVNRPYGLKVPIGNYYLCDNGYANSEGFLTPYRGVRYHLKEWGPDADKPQNAIELFNMRHTKARNVIERAFAVLKMRWGILRSASYYPIKVQIRLIFCCFLLHNYVRSEMSVDPLDALIDGEPEAGGNEGDNSNIEYVDVVEATSGWNMYRDDLANIMWSESINAHQ from the exons ATGAATATTGTTGGGAACAATTCTGTTGGCAAGAATCGTGCTAAGAAAGTTGACAAGTATGTGATGCATACACTGGAAGACATAACTCAAAAATTTCTTGTTTCACGCATGGCTGTACTACACCTCATCTTAAATCGTCTTCGCCAATCGAAAAGAAGAAAGCTACAAACAGTGCTCCCATATAGTATTCTAAATAGGATTCCAAGACAAATTGACCACCTAAACCGGCTTGTTGGAGTTTCAGATACAGATTGCCTCGTAAATTTTAGGATGGACCGTAATGCGTTCGGGCGGCTTTGTCGATTGTTTCGAGAGTTGCGTGTTTTGCGTGACAGACGGTTCGTTTGTATTGAAGAACAGGTTGCTATATTCCTAGGTGTATTAGCGCATCATAAGAAGAACCGAATTGTccgttttgattttttgaggTCAGGGGATACTGTTTCACGGTACGTGCACGAG GGGTGTTTGGGAGCTCTTGATGGAACTTACATCAATGTACAAGTCCGAAACGAACACAAGCCCAAGTTTCGGAATAGGAAGGGGCAGATCACGACTAATACTTTAGCTGCGTGTGATCGATACATGCGTTTTACATATGTGTTGCCTGGTTGGGAAGGTTCAGCGGGTGATGCTCGTATTTTAAGGGACGCAGTGAATCGACCATATGGACTGAAGGTACCTATAG GTAACTATTATCTTTGCGACAACGGTTATGCAAATAGTGAAGGGTTTCTTACACCGTATAGGGGAGTTCGTTACCATTTGAAGGAATGGGGCCCCGATGCCGACAAACCACAAAATGCAATCGAGTTATTCAACATGCGTCACACGAAAGCCCGAAATGTTATCGAGAGAGCCTTTGCTGTTCTCAAAATGAGATGGGGAATACTCCGTAGCGCCTCGTACTACCCCATCAAGGTGCAAATACGAttgattttttgttgttttctacTACATAACTATGTGAGGAGTGAGATGTCGGTCGACCCACTTGATGCGCTGATCGACGGCGAGCCTGAAGCAGGTGGTAATGAGGGTGACAATTCGAACATCGAATATGTAGACGTTGTTGAGGCCACTTCGGGATGGAACATGTATAGAGATGATTTGGCCAACATAATGTGGTCAGAG AGTATCAATGCACATCAGTAG
- the LOC121810814 gene encoding uncharacterized protein LOC121810814: MANNIPPQDSFLYKGRWTAEVDSVMLSVIIREKRANNWSGTVIPIPVLEEAVATISLETGVSFTWRELYERFQFMEKRYHAFNLVTRTRGVSWYVHSNTIIGPEPTWKALFQKNQLAAAYFYYGDPEWSRLTMLFGKTKPKTEPNSNVIEISDTTVPVPEEDANPSPHMVPFDPFTEVSESVSSPLVANVNSTRRKLFSEDYHNLDIEESIETCPIFRHPGTSGAANHKPATRPSARVKKFNPAESPHGSSCGSTSPANWWRNNMK; this comes from the exons ATGGCCAACAACATCCCACCTCAAGATTCATTCTTATACAAAGGGAGATGGACAGCCGAGGTCGACTCAGTCATGCTCTCGGTCATCATACGAGAGAAGAGAGCGAACAATTGGAGTGGTACCGTCATACCCATTCCTGTATTAGAGGAAGCTGTAGCAACTATCAGCTTGGAGACTGGGGTATCATTCACATGGCGTGAGCTCTATGAACGATTCCAGTTTATGGAGAAACGGTATCATGCATTCAATCTTGTTACAAGGACTCGGGGTGTATCATGGTACGTTCACTCCAACACCATCATAGGCCCAGAACCAACGTGGAAAGCACTCTTCCAG AAAAATCAATTGGCTGCGGCATACTTCTACTATGGTGATCCCGAGTGGTCTAGACTCACCATGCTCTTCGGCAAAACAAAACCGAAGACGGAGCCAAACTCCAATGTCATTGAAATTTCTGATACCACCGTGCCTGTACCTGAGGAAGATGCAAACCCATCGCCTCATATGGTTCCATTCGACCCATTTACGGAGGTTAGCGAGTCCGTATCGTCTCCCTTGGTTGCAAATGTGAATAGCACTAGAAGGAAACTATTCTCCGAAGATTATCATAACTTGGACATTGAGGAGTCCATTGAGACTTGCCCCATCTTCAGGCATCCGGGGACTAGTGGGGCAGCAAACCACAAACCTGCTACTCGTCCATCTGCACGTGTGAAGAAATTCAATCCAGCCGAATCACCGCATGGGAGCTCGTGCGGCTCGACGAGCCCAGCCAACTGGTGGAGGAATAATATGAAGTGA
- the LOC121810832 gene encoding uncharacterized protein LOC121810832 isoform X2, whose translation MSDSKRPKTTGDDNQGDARVNAYLNRYRKAKGDRTRRSWTDREEEILVTAMRDLSASGWKTDNGFRSGFTGRLHDAIKQRFPNTDIKICPHINSKISAWKKTYSSLVGILARSGVGFNTNNDCKIDCDDDQWEQIVKCDPNAKFMRGKSWPYLEHWQIIFGKDRATGAFTEDLMEAVNSLYTQGSLHSPGGSYGQSISLADDISHVPSLGTVPPDGTVPPAGTPLWKV comes from the exons ATGTCCGACTCTAAGCGTCCGAAGACCACCGGGGATGATAACCAGGGtgatgcaa GGGTGAATGCATATCTTAACCGATACCGAAAGGCTAAGGGCGACCGAACTCGTAGAAGTTGGACTGATCGGGAAGAGGAAATCCTCGTGACTGCAATGAGGGACCTGTCAGCAAGTGGCTGGAAGACCGATAATGGATTCCGGTCTGGATTTACTGGAAGGCTCCATGATGCTATTAAGCAAAGGTTTCCAAACACTGACATCAAGATCTGCCCTCATATCAATTCCAAAATCAGTGCTTGGAAGAAAACGTACTCTTCATTGGTTGGTATTCTTGCCCGGAGTGGCGTTGGATTCAACACAAACAATGACTGCAAGATAGACTGTGATGACGATCAATGGGAGCAGATCGTGAAG TGTGACCCGAATGCGAAGTTCATGAGGGGCAAGAGTTGGCCATACTTGGAGCATTGGCAAATCATTTTCGGTAAGGATAGAGCTACTGGCGCATTCACTGAGGACTTGATGGAGGCTGTGAACAGTCTCTACACTCAGGGCAGCTTGCATTCCCCAGGTGGATCTTATGGTCAGTCCATCAGCCTAGCTGATGACATATCTCATGTGCCTTCGCTTGGAACTGTGCCTCCAGATGGAACCGTGCCTCCGGCTGGAACCCCCCTATGGAAGGTGTAG
- the LOC121810832 gene encoding uncharacterized protein LOC121810832 isoform X1, with protein sequence MICLCICDNNDLFCKVLPSYSLNCCVVLSIELVIYGSAMSDSKRPKTTGDDNQGDARVNAYLNRYRKAKGDRTRRSWTDREEEILVTAMRDLSASGWKTDNGFRSGFTGRLHDAIKQRFPNTDIKICPHINSKISAWKKTYSSLVGILARSGVGFNTNNDCKIDCDDDQWEQIVKCDPNAKFMRGKSWPYLEHWQIIFGKDRATGAFTEDLMEAVNSLYTQGSLHSPGGSYGQSISLADDISHVPSLGTVPPDGTVPPAGTPLWKV encoded by the exons ATGATTTGTTTATGCATTTGTGATAACAATGATTTATTTTGTAAAGTTCTTCCTTCATATAGCTTGaattgttgtgttgttttatCGATTGAACTCGTTATATATGGTAGTGCAATGTCCGACTCTAAGCGTCCGAAGACCACCGGGGATGATAACCAGGGtgatgcaa GGGTGAATGCATATCTTAACCGATACCGAAAGGCTAAGGGCGACCGAACTCGTAGAAGTTGGACTGATCGGGAAGAGGAAATCCTCGTGACTGCAATGAGGGACCTGTCAGCAAGTGGCTGGAAGACCGATAATGGATTCCGGTCTGGATTTACTGGAAGGCTCCATGATGCTATTAAGCAAAGGTTTCCAAACACTGACATCAAGATCTGCCCTCATATCAATTCCAAAATCAGTGCTTGGAAGAAAACGTACTCTTCATTGGTTGGTATTCTTGCCCGGAGTGGCGTTGGATTCAACACAAACAATGACTGCAAGATAGACTGTGATGACGATCAATGGGAGCAGATCGTGAAG TGTGACCCGAATGCGAAGTTCATGAGGGGCAAGAGTTGGCCATACTTGGAGCATTGGCAAATCATTTTCGGTAAGGATAGAGCTACTGGCGCATTCACTGAGGACTTGATGGAGGCTGTGAACAGTCTCTACACTCAGGGCAGCTTGCATTCCCCAGGTGGATCTTATGGTCAGTCCATCAGCCTAGCTGATGACATATCTCATGTGCCTTCGCTTGGAACTGTGCCTCCAGATGGAACCGTGCCTCCGGCTGGAACCCCCCTATGGAAGGTGTAG